Genomic segment of Actinomycetota bacterium:
CTCGAGCCTGCTCACCCAGAACGGTCCGATGGCCCGCACGGTGGCCGACGCGGCGGCGTACCTCGACGTCCTGGCCGGGTACGAGACGGGAGACGCCTGGACGGCTCCCCCGCCCTCCCGTCCGTTCGCCGAGGAGGTGGGAGCCGACCCCGGACGTCTGCGCGTCGCCTTCTCGACCACGCCCCCTGCCGACGTCCCGGTCTCCCCCGGGAACGTGGAGGCGGTGCACCGCGCGGTGGCGCTGTTGGAGGAGCGGGGTCACGAGGTCGTGGAGGCGTCGCCCGCGTTCTCGGACGACCTGCTGCGCGACTTCCTGCTCATCTGGTACGTGGGCCGGGCCGAGGAGCGTGAGGACATGCCGCCCCCCGAGGTCCTCGACCCGGTGAACGCGGCGCTAGTCGAGCTCGGACGGGAGACGAGCGCCCCCGACTTCAGGTTCGCGTGGCACCGGGTCGAGCGGGACGTGCGACGGGTCGTCTCCTTCTTCGATGACTTCGACGTGCTCGTCACGCCGGTCTGCGCGACGCCGCCCCCGACCCACGGGCAGTACCGCGACCCGGACAACCCGCTCGTCGAGTTCTTCTCAGCCGTGAACTTCGTCCCGTTCAACGCGGCCTGGAACACGACCGGGCAGCCGGCCGTCTCGCTGCCCCTGCACACCGACGAGCACGGGCTCCCGGTGGGGGTGCAGGTCGTCGGGCGTCCGTTCGACGAGGCGACCTTGATCCGGGTCTCCGCGCAGCTCGAGCAGGCCGCCCCCTGGGCGGACCGGCGTC
This window contains:
- a CDS encoding amidase, which translates into the protein MDDRELAFAPALTQARLVREKEVSPVELVELYLRRIEELNPGLNAYLTVCADEAMADARDRESRLGEGDLPPFWGVPISIKDLNETAGVRTTFGCAAYSGYVPAHDDAVVARTKRAGFVMLGKTNTPEFGTTPWTEPPAYGPARNPWDTDRTTGGSSGGAGGALAAGLCPIAQGSDGGGSIRIPSSACGVYGIKPSRGRVSAAPKHSSLLTQNGPMARTVADAAAYLDVLAGYETGDAWTAPPPSRPFAEEVGADPGRLRVAFSTTPPADVPVSPGNVEAVHRAVALLEERGHEVVEASPAFSDDLLRDFLLIWYVGRAEEREDMPPPEVLDPVNAALVELGRETSAPDFRFAWHRVERDVRRVVSFFDDFDVLVTPVCATPPPTHGQYRDPDNPLVEFFSAVNFVPFNAAWNTTGQPAVSLPLHTDEHGLPVGVQVVGRPFDEATLIRVSAQLEQAAPWADRRPPVS